The proteins below are encoded in one region of Anguilla anguilla isolate fAngAng1 chromosome 3, fAngAng1.pri, whole genome shotgun sequence:
- the LOC118224005 gene encoding chloride intracellular channel protein 2-like, whose amino-acid sequence MAFRPSKEPNIELFIKAGADGENVGNCPFCQRLFMVLWLKGVKFTVTTVDMKKKPAELKDLAPGTNPPFLLYNGELKTDFIKIEEFLEQTLAPPRYPSLSPLNKDSFNVGADIFAKFSAFIKNSPTNSFHEKALLREFHRLDKYLNSPLPEEIDHNSTEDILVSSRKYLDGNRLTLADCNLLPKLHVIKVAAKKYCDFDIPEQFTGVWRYLRNAHEREEFSHTCPANVEIERAYLDVASQRK is encoded by the exons ATGGCTTTCAGACCCAGCAAAGAACCAAATATTGAACTTTTTATAAAG GCTGGGGCAGATGGCGAAAATGTGGGTAACTGCCCCTTCTGTCAGAGACTCTTCATGGTGCTGTGGTTAAAAGGAGTCAAGTTCACTGTGACCACCGTCGACATGAAAAA GAAACCAGCAGAACTCAAAGACCTGGCCCCTGGGACCAACCCTCCTTTCCTGCTGTACAATGGGGAACTCAAGACTGACTTCATCAAGATAGAGGAGTTCCTGGAGCAGACTCTGGCCCCACCCAG GTACCCCAGCCTCAGTCCACTGAACAAGGACTCTTTCAATGTCGGAGCTGATATTTTTGCCAAGTTCTCTGCTTTCATCAAAAACAGCCCCACCAACAGCT TTCATGAGAAGGCCCTGCTACGAGAGTTCCACCGGTTGGACAAGTACCTGAACTCCCCACTCCCAGAGGAGATAGACCACAACTCCACAGAGGACATCCTCGTCTCCAGCAGGAAGTATCTGGATGGAAATCGCCTTACACTGGCCGACTGTAACCTGCTGCCCAAGCTTCACGTCATCAAG gTCGCAGCCAAGAAGTACTGTGACTTTGACATCCCTGAGCAATTCACGGGCGTATGGAGGTACCTGCGGAATGCACATGAGAGGGAGGAGTTCAGCCACACCTGTCCGGCCAACGTGGAGATTGAGAGGGCTTATCTGGATGTGGCCAGCCAGAGGAAATGA
- the LOC118223512 gene encoding protein eva-1 homolog C-like isoform X1, with protein sequence MVLRSSSGSWCLVPFYLCLAVCPTWVTPDFSAYLHSILRNHTMHACDGETLSITCPTKTTVTVLSSFYGRRISSENLCPAANGNSTEENTDCTSSVATQQKVMDECQDRSSCQIPVISRVFGLDPCPGTSKYLIVSYKCRPENHSTKLACENERLQLVCGNDTVLAIYTATFGHLPHGNAECPQESGAAPDMECLSPTALRKVSRRCQGRTNCSVLADAQNFGDPCLPGVKKHLQVSFVCVPRYLLEDVGRGSSDPFLITDYTHGGWYTGPGVPRPPRKMVLITNSLEIFAQIWGLPEKVALYFVSGICAGLLFLLCLFGLKSTLGRDVKDLIYELREDLKDTQDPGTELMEDISNDTSSDSSLHRLERSYCLAEIFSPELMVEMEEHWEEKELPNGTIFLHRDSSPYAAHRIKAATA encoded by the exons ATGGTTTTGCGGAGCTCAAGCGGGTCCTGGTGTTTGGTGCCGTTCTACCTCTGCCTCGCCGTGTGTCCAACATGGGTGACTCCAGATTTCTCGG CATACCTGCATTCGATCCTGAGGAATCACACCATGCACGCGTGTGACGGGGAGACCCTCTCGATCACGTGTCCCACCAAAACCACCGTAACGGTCTTGTCCTCGTTCTACGGACGTCGCATCTCGAGCGAGAACTTGTGTCCCGCTGCGAATGGGAACAGCACCGAGGAGAACACAGACTGCACGTCCTCTGTGGCTACCCAG cAGAAAGTTATGGATGAATGTCAGGATCGATCGTCCTGCCAGATCCCGGTCATCAGTCGTGTGTTTGGCCTGGATCCCTGCCCAGGCACTAGCAAGTACCTCATCGTATCTTACAAGTGCCGTCCAG AGAATCACAGCACTAAGCTGGCATGCGAGAATGAGAGACTACAGCTGGTGTGCGGGAACGACACAGTGCTGGCAATCTACACGGCTACATTCGGACATCTGCCACACGGGAACGCAGAGTGTCCCCAGGAGAGTGGAGCTGCCCCTGACATGG AGTGCCTGTCCCCCACGGCACTGAGGAAAGTGTCACGCAGGTGTCAAGGCAGGACTAACTGCTCTGTGCTGGCTGATGCACAGAACTTTGGGGACCCCTGTCTCCCAGGGGTGAAGAAGCACCTGCAGGTGTCctttgtgtgtg TACCCAGATACCTTCTGGAGGATGTTGGACGTGGGTCCTCTGACCCTTTCTTGATCACAGACTACACACATG gCGGCTGGTACACCGGCCCTGGCGTACCACGACCCCCTCGAAAAATGGTGCTCATCACCAACTCTCTGGAAATCTTTGCCCAAATATGGG GTCTTCCGGAGAAGGTGGCCCTGTACTTTGTCTCAGGGATCTGCGCTGGCTTGCTCTTCCTGCTGTGTCTGTTCGGCCTAAAGTCCACTCTGGGACGCGACGTCAAAGACCTGATCTACGAGCTGCGGGAAGACCTGAAGGACACCCAAGACCCTGGCACCGAGCTGATGGAGGACATTAGCAATGACACCTCCTCGGACTCCTCCTTGCACCGCCTCGAACGCTCCTACTGCTTGGCTGAAATTTTCAGCCCAGAGCTGATGGTAGAGATGGAGGAGCACTGGGAGGAGAAGGAACTGCCGAACGGGACTATCTTCCTGCACAGGGACTCCAGCCCCTACGCGGCTCACAGGATCAAGGCGGCCACCGCCTGA
- the LOC118223512 gene encoding protein eva-1 homolog C-like isoform X2: protein MVLRSSSGSWCLVPFYLCLAVCPTWVTPDFSAYLHSILRNHTMHACDGETLSITCPTKTTVTVLSSFYGRRISSENLCPAANGNSTEENTDCTSSVATQKVMDECQDRSSCQIPVISRVFGLDPCPGTSKYLIVSYKCRPENHSTKLACENERLQLVCGNDTVLAIYTATFGHLPHGNAECPQESGAAPDMECLSPTALRKVSRRCQGRTNCSVLADAQNFGDPCLPGVKKHLQVSFVCVPRYLLEDVGRGSSDPFLITDYTHGGWYTGPGVPRPPRKMVLITNSLEIFAQIWGLPEKVALYFVSGICAGLLFLLCLFGLKSTLGRDVKDLIYELREDLKDTQDPGTELMEDISNDTSSDSSLHRLERSYCLAEIFSPELMVEMEEHWEEKELPNGTIFLHRDSSPYAAHRIKAATA from the exons ATGGTTTTGCGGAGCTCAAGCGGGTCCTGGTGTTTGGTGCCGTTCTACCTCTGCCTCGCCGTGTGTCCAACATGGGTGACTCCAGATTTCTCGG CATACCTGCATTCGATCCTGAGGAATCACACCATGCACGCGTGTGACGGGGAGACCCTCTCGATCACGTGTCCCACCAAAACCACCGTAACGGTCTTGTCCTCGTTCTACGGACGTCGCATCTCGAGCGAGAACTTGTGTCCCGCTGCGAATGGGAACAGCACCGAGGAGAACACAGACTGCACGTCCTCTGTGGCTACCCAG AAAGTTATGGATGAATGTCAGGATCGATCGTCCTGCCAGATCCCGGTCATCAGTCGTGTGTTTGGCCTGGATCCCTGCCCAGGCACTAGCAAGTACCTCATCGTATCTTACAAGTGCCGTCCAG AGAATCACAGCACTAAGCTGGCATGCGAGAATGAGAGACTACAGCTGGTGTGCGGGAACGACACAGTGCTGGCAATCTACACGGCTACATTCGGACATCTGCCACACGGGAACGCAGAGTGTCCCCAGGAGAGTGGAGCTGCCCCTGACATGG AGTGCCTGTCCCCCACGGCACTGAGGAAAGTGTCACGCAGGTGTCAAGGCAGGACTAACTGCTCTGTGCTGGCTGATGCACAGAACTTTGGGGACCCCTGTCTCCCAGGGGTGAAGAAGCACCTGCAGGTGTCctttgtgtgtg TACCCAGATACCTTCTGGAGGATGTTGGACGTGGGTCCTCTGACCCTTTCTTGATCACAGACTACACACATG gCGGCTGGTACACCGGCCCTGGCGTACCACGACCCCCTCGAAAAATGGTGCTCATCACCAACTCTCTGGAAATCTTTGCCCAAATATGGG GTCTTCCGGAGAAGGTGGCCCTGTACTTTGTCTCAGGGATCTGCGCTGGCTTGCTCTTCCTGCTGTGTCTGTTCGGCCTAAAGTCCACTCTGGGACGCGACGTCAAAGACCTGATCTACGAGCTGCGGGAAGACCTGAAGGACACCCAAGACCCTGGCACCGAGCTGATGGAGGACATTAGCAATGACACCTCCTCGGACTCCTCCTTGCACCGCCTCGAACGCTCCTACTGCTTGGCTGAAATTTTCAGCCCAGAGCTGATGGTAGAGATGGAGGAGCACTGGGAGGAGAAGGAACTGCCGAACGGGACTATCTTCCTGCACAGGGACTCCAGCCCCTACGCGGCTCACAGGATCAAGGCGGCCACCGCCTGA
- the LOC118223512 gene encoding protein eva-1 homolog C-like isoform X3 produces the protein MVLRSSSGSWCLVPFYLCLAVCPTWVTPDFSAYLHSILRNHTMHACDGETLSITCPTKTTVTVLSSFYGRRISSENLCPAANGNSTEENTDCTSSVATQQKVMDECQDRSSCQIPVISRVFGLDPCPGTSKYLIVSYKCRPENHSTKLACENERLQLVCGNDTVLAIYTATFGHLPHGNAECPQESGAAPDMECLSPTALRKVSRRCQGRTNCSVLADAQNFGDPCLPGVKKHLQVSFVCVPRYLLEDVGRGSSDPFLITDYTHGLPEKVALYFVSGICAGLLFLLCLFGLKSTLGRDVKDLIYELREDLKDTQDPGTELMEDISNDTSSDSSLHRLERSYCLAEIFSPELMVEMEEHWEEKELPNGTIFLHRDSSPYAAHRIKAATA, from the exons ATGGTTTTGCGGAGCTCAAGCGGGTCCTGGTGTTTGGTGCCGTTCTACCTCTGCCTCGCCGTGTGTCCAACATGGGTGACTCCAGATTTCTCGG CATACCTGCATTCGATCCTGAGGAATCACACCATGCACGCGTGTGACGGGGAGACCCTCTCGATCACGTGTCCCACCAAAACCACCGTAACGGTCTTGTCCTCGTTCTACGGACGTCGCATCTCGAGCGAGAACTTGTGTCCCGCTGCGAATGGGAACAGCACCGAGGAGAACACAGACTGCACGTCCTCTGTGGCTACCCAG cAGAAAGTTATGGATGAATGTCAGGATCGATCGTCCTGCCAGATCCCGGTCATCAGTCGTGTGTTTGGCCTGGATCCCTGCCCAGGCACTAGCAAGTACCTCATCGTATCTTACAAGTGCCGTCCAG AGAATCACAGCACTAAGCTGGCATGCGAGAATGAGAGACTACAGCTGGTGTGCGGGAACGACACAGTGCTGGCAATCTACACGGCTACATTCGGACATCTGCCACACGGGAACGCAGAGTGTCCCCAGGAGAGTGGAGCTGCCCCTGACATGG AGTGCCTGTCCCCCACGGCACTGAGGAAAGTGTCACGCAGGTGTCAAGGCAGGACTAACTGCTCTGTGCTGGCTGATGCACAGAACTTTGGGGACCCCTGTCTCCCAGGGGTGAAGAAGCACCTGCAGGTGTCctttgtgtgtg TACCCAGATACCTTCTGGAGGATGTTGGACGTGGGTCCTCTGACCCTTTCTTGATCACAGACTACACACATG GTCTTCCGGAGAAGGTGGCCCTGTACTTTGTCTCAGGGATCTGCGCTGGCTTGCTCTTCCTGCTGTGTCTGTTCGGCCTAAAGTCCACTCTGGGACGCGACGTCAAAGACCTGATCTACGAGCTGCGGGAAGACCTGAAGGACACCCAAGACCCTGGCACCGAGCTGATGGAGGACATTAGCAATGACACCTCCTCGGACTCCTCCTTGCACCGCCTCGAACGCTCCTACTGCTTGGCTGAAATTTTCAGCCCAGAGCTGATGGTAGAGATGGAGGAGCACTGGGAGGAGAAGGAACTGCCGAACGGGACTATCTTCCTGCACAGGGACTCCAGCCCCTACGCGGCTCACAGGATCAAGGCGGCCACCGCCTGA
- the LOC118223512 gene encoding protein eva-1 homolog C-like isoform X4 gives MHACDGETLSITCPTKTTVTVLSSFYGRRISSENLCPAANGNSTEENTDCTSSVATQQKVMDECQDRSSCQIPVISRVFGLDPCPGTSKYLIVSYKCRPENHSTKLACENERLQLVCGNDTVLAIYTATFGHLPHGNAECPQESGAAPDMECLSPTALRKVSRRCQGRTNCSVLADAQNFGDPCLPGVKKHLQVSFVCVPRYLLEDVGRGSSDPFLITDYTHGGWYTGPGVPRPPRKMVLITNSLEIFAQIWGLPEKVALYFVSGICAGLLFLLCLFGLKSTLGRDVKDLIYELREDLKDTQDPGTELMEDISNDTSSDSSLHRLERSYCLAEIFSPELMVEMEEHWEEKELPNGTIFLHRDSSPYAAHRIKAATA, from the exons ATGCACGCGTGTGACGGGGAGACCCTCTCGATCACGTGTCCCACCAAAACCACCGTAACGGTCTTGTCCTCGTTCTACGGACGTCGCATCTCGAGCGAGAACTTGTGTCCCGCTGCGAATGGGAACAGCACCGAGGAGAACACAGACTGCACGTCCTCTGTGGCTACCCAG cAGAAAGTTATGGATGAATGTCAGGATCGATCGTCCTGCCAGATCCCGGTCATCAGTCGTGTGTTTGGCCTGGATCCCTGCCCAGGCACTAGCAAGTACCTCATCGTATCTTACAAGTGCCGTCCAG AGAATCACAGCACTAAGCTGGCATGCGAGAATGAGAGACTACAGCTGGTGTGCGGGAACGACACAGTGCTGGCAATCTACACGGCTACATTCGGACATCTGCCACACGGGAACGCAGAGTGTCCCCAGGAGAGTGGAGCTGCCCCTGACATGG AGTGCCTGTCCCCCACGGCACTGAGGAAAGTGTCACGCAGGTGTCAAGGCAGGACTAACTGCTCTGTGCTGGCTGATGCACAGAACTTTGGGGACCCCTGTCTCCCAGGGGTGAAGAAGCACCTGCAGGTGTCctttgtgtgtg TACCCAGATACCTTCTGGAGGATGTTGGACGTGGGTCCTCTGACCCTTTCTTGATCACAGACTACACACATG gCGGCTGGTACACCGGCCCTGGCGTACCACGACCCCCTCGAAAAATGGTGCTCATCACCAACTCTCTGGAAATCTTTGCCCAAATATGGG GTCTTCCGGAGAAGGTGGCCCTGTACTTTGTCTCAGGGATCTGCGCTGGCTTGCTCTTCCTGCTGTGTCTGTTCGGCCTAAAGTCCACTCTGGGACGCGACGTCAAAGACCTGATCTACGAGCTGCGGGAAGACCTGAAGGACACCCAAGACCCTGGCACCGAGCTGATGGAGGACATTAGCAATGACACCTCCTCGGACTCCTCCTTGCACCGCCTCGAACGCTCCTACTGCTTGGCTGAAATTTTCAGCCCAGAGCTGATGGTAGAGATGGAGGAGCACTGGGAGGAGAAGGAACTGCCGAACGGGACTATCTTCCTGCACAGGGACTCCAGCCCCTACGCGGCTCACAGGATCAAGGCGGCCACCGCCTGA